DNA from Pseudomonas putida:
ACCCCGAGCAAAGTGGTTTCGATATGCTCGACGGTGTCCAGGCCGAGCTTCACGCGCAGGTGCAGGCGCGCTTGCGCGGCGTCGGCTTCATCGTGGGCAGCGTTGTGCGGTTTGATGGTATAGGCCAGCTGAAAATCATACTTGCTCATGAGCATTTCCTTGTTATGGACAGGCCTCCATGCCGGGTCCTGCAATCTACTACCGGGCCGCCAGTGCGCAAACAGACGCGTGGTTCAAGCAGCACATTGCCTTGTGCGAAACGTCCTACTCTGTGCTTGACCTCGAGTTAACTCAAGGTCTGATACTGCGCCACTCTTTCAACCAAGCGAGGGCGTGTCGTGACCCCATCAAGTGCATTCCAGCTAAGCAACCCCGAAGGCCTGTACGACCCCAGTGGCAACGCCTATTCCCATGTCGCCGAAGTGCGCGCCGACAGCCGTCTGCTGTTCATCGCCGGCCAGGGTGGAGAGGACAGCAACGGCCAGTTGTCGCCATTGTTCGCCGAACAGGCCCGCCAGGCACTGGCCAACCTGGAGCTGGCCCTGGCGTCGAAAGGTGCCAGCCTGGCGCAGGTGTTCAAGTTGACCCTGCTGATTGTCGAGCATTCCGAAGCGCGCCTGCGCCAATGGGTGGCCGAGGCCGACAAGGCCTGGGGCCCGCACATGAAACCGACCTGCACGCTGATACCGGTGCCCCGGCTGGCGCTGGATGCCATGTTGGTCGAGATCGAGGCCGTAGCTGTGCTGTAGCGCCGGGCGATTCACCGGTGGCGCCCAGGAATCACTTTGTTGTATATCGGTGCTGGCCCTTTCAGCATTGCCGCCATGACAACAATGTTTACTCAGAGGTGACCACACCATGAGCACCGGCACCACCACGCTTGCCCACCGCAAGGCCAGGGCCTGGCTTTGGCCTGCACTGTTCAGCCTGGTGGCTTTCGCTGCCAACTCGGTGTTTTGCCGGCTGGCGCTGAAAGACGGGGCCATCGACCCGGCATCCTTCACCGTGGTGCGCCTGACCAGTGGTGCGTTGTTTCTGTTGTTGCTGATCCGCCTGCGCAGGCCGGCGCAGGCCATGGGTGGCAGTTGGCGGGGCGGCCTGGCCCTGTTCCTGTACGCGTTCCTGTTTTCTGCGGCGTATCTGCAATTGGGGGCAGGCGCGGGCGCATTGTTGCTGTTCGGTGCAGTGCAGATCACCATGTTCGGCTTTGCCTGGTACAAGGGTGAACACATCACGGTGCGCATGCTGCTGGGCATGCTGATCGCCTTTGCCGGCCTGCTGGTGCTTCTTTTGCCCGGTGCCTCGGCGCCGCCGTTGGCCAGTGCCTTGCTGATGGCCTTGTCCGGCGTGGCCTGGGCGTGTATACGCTGCTGGGCAAAGGCTCGCCCAGGCCGCTGGCCGACACCGCCGGCAATTTTTCTCGCAGCCTGCCTTGCCTGGTGCTGCTGCTACCGATGCTGTTGCTGAGCGCCGGCCCGCACCTTACGCCACTTGGCTTGTTGTATGCCCTGGGCTCCGGTGTGCTGGCTTCTGGCGCCGGCTACGCCGTTTGGTATGGCGTGGTCAGGCAGGTCAGCGCGCAACAGGCGGCGACCCTGCAGCTTAGCGTGCCGGTGATTGCCGCACTGGGTGGGGTCGCCCTGATCGGTGAGCCGTTGTCGTTGCGCTTGCTGATCGCCTGCGTGGTGGTCCTGGGCGGTATTGCCCTGGCGCTGGCACCGCGTCGTTAAAAGAAGCTGCGCTGCGCCTTGAGGGTGACCATGCTGTCGCAATAGGTGTTGATGCCCGAGTACGCATCACAGCCGCCGCCACTGAGGCTGGAGTTGCTGTAGATCAAGTTGAGGTCAATGCCTAGCCAGGGCCGCGACAGCTCCAACGACCAATCGGAAAAGGCATTCACCTGGCTGCCATCGCCAATGGTAAAGGGCGTGCCCAGGCGGTGGTGGGCGAGCTTGACGGTGAAGTCTGCGTCGAACAATGGCAGTTGGCCGAAGTCGGCGAACAACGTGCCAGTGCGGTTGTCGGGGTTGTCACGCAGCGCCCCGCCGAAGCGGCTGCCCAGCACCGAGATACCCCCGTACAGGGCGTAACTGTCGGGGCCTGCGATGTTTGGCTGACTATAATGGATCAACCCCACTTCGTAGCCCAGGCTGCTGTCAAACTGATGCTTGTAGCCCAGGTAGCTGTCCAGACGCAGGGTCGAATTGGGGGTGACGCCCATGCTTGGGGCGTACTGGCCCAGGTACCAGCCACTGGTGTGGCTGAAATCGAGGCCACCGTGGAATGCGCCGACGGCGCTGGGTGAGATAAGCCCTTGCGCCATGCTGCGCGAAGGCGTGGTGCCGAGTGTGAAGTCGAAATCGCCCAGTTGGCGTTTCATCTGCTGGGCCAGCAACACGGGGCTGAAAAGCACTGCAGCACTCAGCAACAGAAGGGGCCTGATCATGGTCTCCGTCCTGGAAGGCTTGCGGTTGAGCGGTAGAGGATACCTGCGCAGGGGGAGGGATGGAACCGTTGGCTGGCCTGTTCAGCCTTTGGTCGAGCGGTCAGCGTCAGCGGCTTCGGTCATCACAGGCAGGTTGTCGGCTCGCTGGATCATCCGGCGTTGCCGCTCATATTCGTCCAGGGACAGGCTGCGGCGCTGCAGTGCCTCCAGCTGCAGCTGGCGGGTTTCTTCTGCCGTGTACGGGCGCTGTTCAGGGTGGCTGGCACACCCGCTGCTGATGGCGATGGCAAGCACGGCAAGGGCGGCGGACAGCAGGCGAGCCAGGATAATCATCAGGTAGCTCCAGGGAATGGGGTCGTGGGCGGCGGGTCGATAGCGCTAGGTTATGTGGCCACGGCGTTCGGTAGAAATTGCCATTCTCGATAGTGACTATCGATGGTTCCTGAGGGGCCGGGAGGGCGTGATGGGGCAAGGCGAACAACCGCGTAAATGGGGTGTGCTGGAGCCAATCGACCGGATTACCGAAGTCATCTTTGGCCTGCTGATGGCTATGACCTTCATCGGCTCGCTCAGCGTGGCCACGGCAGGGCGCGAAGACGCTCGGCTGATGCTGGTCGCTGCGCTTGGCTGCAACCTGGCCTGGGGCCTGGCCGATGCGGTCATCTACCTGATGCGCACCTGGACCGAGCGCACCCGCGCACGTACTTTGCTGGCGCGCCTGCAGGCCGCTGAGGATGGCCAGGGGCGCAGGCTGATTGCTGATGCACTGCCAGAACGCATCGGCCTGGCACTGGATGACGAAGGGTTGGAGGTGCTACGTCGCCAGATGCAACGTGATGCCGCCCGCCCGATGCCGGCGCGCCTGTGCCTGGATGATTTCAAGGCTGCGCTGGGGACATTCCTGCTGGTGGTGCTGGCGACGTTCCCGTTGGTTATCCCATTCCTGCTGATCGACACCACTGGCACAGCCATCCGCGTATCGAACTTGGTTGCCTTGGCCATGTTGTACCTGGCGGGCTGGCTGCTGGCGCGCTATTCCGGTGGCCGCACCCAGTTGACCGGCGTGGTGCTGGTGGCTGTCGGAACGTCACTGATCCTGGCGATCATTGCCCTGGGCGGTTGAGCAACGCCCGGTCAGTATTTGATGTCACGGGCACGTTCGCGGCCTTGCTGTTTGGTGTGGCGTTTGTCCTGTCGGCAACCGGCGTTGCTCCTCTGGTCGGCGTGGCGGCAGTCTTGTTTGGTCTGGCGCGCATCCTGCCGAGTTTCCTGGCGTACATCACGGGCTTCACGCCGACGCTCGGCGCGGTCGGTGGCAGCCCAGGCCGTACTGCACAGTGCCGCCAACATGATGACGACGATGAAGCGGGACGTGTTCACCGAGATGGGCTCCTGTCTTGTCCTCTTTTGCTGGCCTGTACCGGCCTCTTCGCGGGCAAGCCCGCGAAAGGCCGGTACAGGTCTATTACAGATGCCATCCACGCCACCCTATAGATTCAAAGGCAGCAACCACGCCCACCCTTAGAGCACGAAAAGTTTGCACCCTCGCATCTGGCCAAACCCACCGCCATTGCTACCCTTATTCCACGCGGTCTGACCTCATGGGGATTAGCGATGCGCACGCTATTGTTTGCTGTCCTGTCGGCACTCTTGTGCCTGACCGCCGCGCCCGGCCTGGCGCTGGCTGAAGACGTACCCGCACCGGACCCTGCGCCCCCGGGCGCCGCGGCCGCAGCCAAGGACCCAGTCTTCAGCCAGGAACAACTCGATCAGATGACCGCGCCCATCGCGCTGTACCCCGATCCGCTGTTGGCCCAGGTTTTGATGGCATCGACCTACCCAGGGCAGATCAGTGAAGCGGTGACCTGGTCCAAGGCCAACCCCAAGGCCACCGGCGACGAGGCGGTCAAGCAAGTAGCCAAGCAGCCCTGGGACCCGAGCGTACAAGCCTTGGTGGCATTCCCGCAGGTGCTGGCGACCCTTGGCCAGGACCCGGTCTGGGTACAGCGCCTGGGTGATGCCTTCCTCGCCCAGCCCGACGATGTCATGGGCAGCGTGCAGCGTTTGCGTCACCAGGCGCAGGCTGCCGGCAACCTGCAAAGCAACCAGTACCAGAATGTGACCGTGCAAACCACCACGGCCCCTGCAGCGGCCCCTGCACCCGCACCCGCTTCCGGCGGCACCCAGGTGGTCACCGCCAGCGCGCCGCCCACCACCATCGTCATCGAGCCGGCCGACCCACAAGTGGTGTACGTCCCCAGCTACAACCCGACCACCACCTATGGCACCTGGGCCTACCCGGCCTCACCGCCGGTGTACTACCCACCACCACCGATGTACTACCCCGGCTCCGCACTGGTGGCAGGCCTGGCCTTCGGTACTGGCGTTGCGATCGTCGCCTCGTTGTGGGGCGACTGTGACTGGGGTAACAATGACATCGACATCGACGTCAACCGCTACAACAACAATCAACGGCAACAATCGCATCACCAACAACCAGAACAAATGGCAGCACAATGCCGTCAACCGTGACGGTGTGCCTTACCGCGACGCGCGCAGCCGTCAGCAGTACGGCCGCCAGTTGGACGGTGCCACCCAGCGCAGCGCATTTCGCGGTGATGACGCACAACGTGCCCAGGCGCGTGACAAGGCGCGTGCCTCCATGGACCGAGCGGGTATCGAACGCCCAGCCACCAGCAACATTCAGGCACGCCAACAAATGCGTGAAGCGAAGTCGGGCAATGCATTGGGCAACCGTGTACAGCCCCGTGGCGACAATCCGAGGGTTGCCGACCGTCAACAGCAGGCACGCAACACTCAGGGCCGGCAGCAGAACAACCAGATGGATCAACGCCGGCAAGGGCAAGCGCGGCAAGTCGGTCAGAATCGTCCTGTGAATACCGCAGGGCGTGCCCGTAACAACGCCTTCGATGGCGTACGCTCGCCATCGCGCACCAATGCGCAGGCCAACCGTGGTCGCACCAGCCAGGCGTTTGCCCAGCGGCCCAGTGCATCGCGTGCAGCCGGGCACCAGATCTCTCGGCCCAGTGCACCCGCTCGTCGTGGCGGAGGAGGTCGTCGATGAAACGTCCAGCACTGGCGGCAATGCTGCTTACAGTGGGCTTGGCCTGCGCATCCCTGGCCGCTGCCCAGGACGCTTTCCCGACCCCAGAGAAAGCCGTTGAATCCTTTGTCGCGGCGCTGGGCACGGAGAAAGCTGATGAGGCCCGGCTGACCCAGTTGCTGGGCGACGACTGGCGCACCTACATCCCGCGCGGCGGAGTGCAACGCAGCGACGTGGACACCTTTCTGGAGCAGTACCGTGCGCAGCACAGTATCGACATGGCAGGCGAGGGCAAGGCCATCCTGGCGGTGGGCAGCGATCACTGGACCTTGCCCATTCCGTTGACCAAAAGCAGCCAAGGCTGGCGCTTCGACCTCAAGGCCGGCAGCGCCGAAATCCGCGCCCGGCGCATCGGTCGCAACGAGCTCGGCGTGCTGCAGTCGCTGCTGGCCTATCACGATGCGCAAATGGACTACGCGACCCAGGACCATAACGGCAACGGTGCGCTGGAGTACGCACAGAAAATCTTCAGCGAGCCCGGCAAGCATGACGGTTTGTACTGGGATGACGACGGCGATGGCCAGGTCAGCCCGCTGGGGCCGCTGTTCGGCCAGGATGTGATCGGTGATGACTGGTATGGCTATCACTTCCGCATCCTCGACGCACAAGGCCCATCCGCCCCTGGCGGCGCCTACAGCTACCTTATCGGCAACCAGATGAGCCGTGGCTTCGCCATGGTCGCCTGGCCGGCCAAGTACGACGACACCGGGGTGATGAGCTTCATGATCAGCCATGACGGCCAGGTGTTCGAGAAAGACCTCGGGCCGCACGGTGACAGGCTGGCCAAGGAGATGAAACGCTTCGACCCGGATGACAGCTGGAAGGTGGTGGATGTGCCGGCGGGGGATTGATCCTGTTCCTGCAGCACGTAGCCATAATCGCGAGGCTGGCGCAACGGGTCGGTGTGCATCGTAGGAATCTTCGCTTTCGGCTCAATGGGTGCCTGCAGCCCGCACCTCCCGCGCCGTGCACCCATACTGCTGGCGAAACGCGCGGGTGAACTGCGCCTGGTCGGTAAAGCCCCAGCGCAATGCCAGTTCGCCGATGGCCAGGTGGCAATGCGGGTCACGCAATTGCCGGTACACGGCCTCCAGGCGTAGCTGGCGTATCCACTCACTCAGGGTGTAGGGCGTGATCACGAACAGCTTGTGCAGGTAGCGCAGCGACAGCCCGCAGGCACTTGCAATGGTTTGCGGCGACAGCTCGGGGTCGCTCAGGTGTTGCTGCACATACTGTTCCACCCGCGTCAGGTGCAGGGTGCTGAGGTTGCTGCCTTCGCTACCCAGCACTCGCTCGTCCTGTTGCAGGGCCAGCAGCAAGGTGGCCGAAGCCTGTTCCAGCAGCAGATGCCGGGCCGCGATGGGGCTAGCGTCGAAGTGGCGGGCGCACAGGTCCAACTGTTCGACAAAAATGCGCCCCAAGCCCTGGCGGGCATCGAAACAATGCCGGGTATAGCGCCTGTGCCCCAGCAGGTTGGCCTTGAGTGCACGCTCGGGCAGTTTGAGCACCCACAGGTCATTCAGCGTGCCGTAATGGAAGCGGTAAGGCGCATCGCCGCGCTCGACGATGAAGCCACCTGGGCGGCAGCTGATCTGATGACCGTCCTGTTCGAAGTGCACCTCGCTGCGATGCGGCACGGTCACCAGGTAGAACGCTTCTTGGTCCTGGCCGATGTGCGCCTTGCTGCGCGAGTAGCCCAGCTGGCTGGAACGCAGGCGCGACAGGCTGAGTGGGGTACTTGGCGTGCTCCAGCGCTGCAAGTGGCCATCGAACGGTTGTTCGGCGGCAAACTCCAGGCTCAGCGGGAAATAGGTGTCACTGATGGCTTCGGCCCAGCGCGCCTGGCGTTCGGGCTGTGGCCAGCCGAGGGTCGAGAGTTCTGTGGGCATGGTGGGTCCTTTTTCAAAGAGGGCAGCATTGAAAAAAGGAACTGCAGGCAAGCTACTCAAGCAGCTCTTGTTATTGTGCAAAACGCCTGGCAGCGCAAAGCTGCCAGGCGGTTATCAGGCCCATGATCGGCGCGCGCCGGCCTTCAGATCAAGCCCCGCGTGTCACCCGGTAGGTCGCCGAAGGCTCCAGCCGTGCCTGCCAGCCAGGCGGCAGCACGATGTTGGTGGTGTCTTCCTCGATCACGCAGGGACCATGCACGGTCTGCCCGGGCAGCAGGTGGTTGCCATTGAACACCGGTGTGGGCTGCCATTGGCCGTCGGCGCTGAACAGCATCGGACGCACGCTTTGCGCCTGCGCCGCGGGTGGCTCGGCCGGGCCCTGCAGCTCGGGTTGCGGCGGGCGTGGCAGGTGGCCGATCACCGAGCACTCCAGGTTCACCAGCTCCACCGGGCTTTCAGGCTCGCTGTACGAATACAGGGTTTGGTGGCGGCTGTGGAAGCGGCTGATCAGGGCGGCCAGGCCTGTGTCATCCAAGGCATGCTGTTCCAGCTCCACGCTGCATTCATGGATCTGCCCCAGGTAGCGCATTTCCAAGGTGTAGTGGCAGCTGCTGGCCTGGTCGCCAAAGCCGTCTTCGCGCAGGTTGGCCAGGCCTTGCTGACGCAGCTCGGCAAGGGCCTGGTTGAGCTGCACCAGGTCCACGTGCCCGCAGTCCAGGCGCATCGACAGGCTGGTGAGCTGGTCGTAGCGCACGTCGGAAAGGATCTGGCCGAACGCGCACAGGCCCGACGCCACCTTGGGGATCAGCACGGTGTGCATGCCGATTTCCTCGGCCAGGCGTACCACGTGCATGCCCGCCGCACCGCCTGCGCCGATCAGGGCGAAGTCGCGCGGGTCGTGGCCGCGCTCGATCGACACCCGGCGGATGCCGTTGACCATGTTCAAGTTGACCAGGGTGGTGATGCCGAATGCGGCGCGTTCCACGCTGATACCCAGTGGTTCGGCTATCTTGCTGCGGATAGCGTCCAGCGCGGCCTGGCGGTTCAGGCGAATGCTGCCACCCAGCAGCGCGCCGTCTGGCAGGTAGCCCAAGGCCAGGTTGGCGTCGGTGACCGTGGGTTCGCAGCCACCTTTGCCGTAGCACACGGGCCCAGGCATGGCGCCGGCGCTGCGCGGGCCCACCTGGAGCATGCCGAACTCGTCCAGATGAGCGATGGAGCCGCCGCCGGCGCCCAGGGTCTCCACTTGAATCATCGGCACGCCGATGCGCTGGCGCAGAAAGTCCACGTCCTTGCTGAAATTGGTGCGCCCGGCGTTGGTCAGGGTGATGTCGAACGAAGTGCCGCCCATGTCCACGGTAATGACGTTGTCGATACCGAACGGCTTCGCCACCGCCAGCCCGGCTTGTGGCGCCGAGGCCGGGCCGGAGTTGATCGCATTGACAGCGCGCTCACGCATCAGGTACCCAGGCGCCAGGCCACCGTTGGACTGGAAGTAGCGCACCGGCTGCTGTGCGCCAAGTTCCTGGAACAGGTTGTCGATGCGCGCCACGTAGCGTGCCATTACCGGGCTGAGGTAGGCGTTGACCACGGTGGTGGAGGTGCGGGTGTACTCGCGAATCTGCGGGAACACCTCGCAGCCGGTGCAGACGAACACGTCGGGCAGGGCGGCCCGTACGAGCTCGGCGGCCCGCTGCTCGTGGCTGGGGTTGCGCACCGACCACAGGAAGGAAATGGCCACGGCCTGCACGCCTTCGGCCCGGAAGTAATCGATGGCCGCATGGACAGCGGCTTCGTCGAGGGGGCTGTGCTCACGGCCATCGCCAAGGATACGGCCGCCAATTGGGCGGCGCAGGTGGCGTGGGGCAAGCATGTGTGCCGGCGGGTAATGGGCGTCGTAGCGGTGGCCTTCTTCCTTGTGGCCCAGGCGGATTTCCAGGCTGTCCTCGTGCCCCTCGGTGCACAGCAGGCCCACCTTGACCCCGGTGCGCTCGATCAGCGCGTTGAGGGCCACGGTGGTGCCGTTGATGCACAGGTCACAGTTGGCGATGAGTTCGGCCGGGCTGCGCCCGGTGGCGTCGGCGATCTGTGCCAGGCCGGCGCGAATGGCCAGGGTGCCGTCTTGCGGCGTGGAAGGGGCCTTGAACAGCTGCACGCCGCCGTCGCGGTCGGCCAGGATGAAATCGGTGAACGTGCCGCCGGCGTCGATGCCCAGGCGATATTGGTTACGCATGATGGTTCTCCGGTCAGCGCGGGGCGCGGGCAAGGCGGGTGGCGGTTTCGTCGAGGTGGCCTTGGTCATCGAGGACCACGCCATACTCCAGGGCTGCCCCTTGTGGCGAGACCAGGCCATTGCGCACATCCTCCAGCACGGCTGCGACCGGGCGACGCAGC
Protein-coding regions in this window:
- a CDS encoding RidA family protein, translating into MTPSSAFQLSNPEGLYDPSGNAYSHVAEVRADSRLLFIAGQGGEDSNGQLSPLFAEQARQALANLELALASKGASLAQVFKLTLLIVEHSEARLRQWVAEADKAWGPHMKPTCTLIPVPRLALDAMLVEIEAVAVL
- a CDS encoding TorF family putative porin; this translates as MIRPLLLLSAAVLFSPVLLAQQMKRQLGDFDFTLGTTPSRSMAQGLISPSAVGAFHGGLDFSHTSGWYLGQYAPSMGVTPNSTLRLDSYLGYKHQFDSSLGYEVGLIHYSQPNIAGPDSYALYGGISVLGSRFGGALRDNPDNRTGTLFADFGQLPLFDADFTVKLAHHRLGTPFTIGDGSQVNAFSDWSLELSRPWLGIDLNLIYSNSSLSGGGCDAYSGINTYCDSMVTLKAQRSFF
- a CDS encoding DUF2950 domain-containing protein, encoding MKRPALAAMLLTVGLACASLAAAQDAFPTPEKAVESFVAALGTEKADEARLTQLLGDDWRTYIPRGGVQRSDVDTFLEQYRAQHSIDMAGEGKAILAVGSDHWTLPIPLTKSSQGWRFDLKAGSAEIRARRIGRNELGVLQSLLAYHDAQMDYATQDHNGNGALEYAQKIFSEPGKHDGLYWDDDGDGQVSPLGPLFGQDVIGDDWYGYHFRILDAQGPSAPGGAYSYLIGNQMSRGFAMVAWPAKYDDTGVMSFMISHDGQVFEKDLGPHGDRLAKEMKRFDPDDSWKVVDVPAGD
- a CDS encoding helix-turn-helix domain-containing protein, producing MPTELSTLGWPQPERQARWAEAISDTYFPLSLEFAAEQPFDGHLQRWSTPSTPLSLSRLRSSQLGYSRSKAHIGQDQEAFYLVTVPHRSEVHFEQDGHQISCRPGGFIVERGDAPYRFHYGTLNDLWVLKLPERALKANLLGHRRYTRHCFDARQGLGRIFVEQLDLCARHFDASPIAARHLLLEQASATLLLALQQDERVLGSEGSNLSTLHLTRVEQYVQQHLSDPELSPQTIASACGLSLRYLHKLFVITPYTLSEWIRQLRLEAVYRQLRDPHCHLAIGELALRWGFTDQAQFTRAFRQQYGCTAREVRAAGTH
- a CDS encoding hydantoinase/oxoprolinase family protein, which encodes MRNQYRLGIDAGGTFTDFILADRDGGVQLFKAPSTPQDGTLAIRAGLAQIADATGRSPAELIANCDLCINGTTVALNALIERTGVKVGLLCTEGHEDSLEIRLGHKEEGHRYDAHYPPAHMLAPRHLRRPIGGRILGDGREHSPLDEAAVHAAIDYFRAEGVQAVAISFLWSVRNPSHEQRAAELVRAALPDVFVCTGCEVFPQIREYTRTSTTVVNAYLSPVMARYVARIDNLFQELGAQQPVRYFQSNGGLAPGYLMRERAVNAINSGPASAPQAGLAVAKPFGIDNVITVDMGGTSFDITLTNAGRTNFSKDVDFLRQRIGVPMIQVETLGAGGGSIAHLDEFGMLQVGPRSAGAMPGPVCYGKGGCEPTVTDANLALGYLPDGALLGGSIRLNRQAALDAIRSKIAEPLGISVERAAFGITTLVNLNMVNGIRRVSIERGHDPRDFALIGAGGAAGMHVVRLAEEIGMHTVLIPKVASGLCAFGQILSDVRYDQLTSLSMRLDCGHVDLVQLNQALAELRQQGLANLREDGFGDQASSCHYTLEMRYLGQIHECSVELEQHALDDTGLAALISRFHSRHQTLYSYSEPESPVELVNLECSVIGHLPRPPQPELQGPAEPPAAQAQSVRPMLFSADGQWQPTPVFNGNHLLPGQTVHGPCVIEEDTTNIVLPPGWQARLEPSATYRVTRGA